A stretch of Mus musculus strain C57BL/6J chromosome 19, GRCm38.p6 C57BL/6J DNA encodes these proteins:
- the Tigd3 gene encoding tigger transposable element-derived protein 3 — protein MELNTKKKLHALSLAEKIQVLELLDESKMSQSEVARRFQVSQPQISRICKNKEKLLADWCSGTANHERKRKRESKYSGIDEALLCWYHIARAKAWDVTGPMLLHKAKELADIMGQDFVPSIGWLVRWKRRNNVGFGTRQVLVPLFPPEAPPAVLPSQAQPPLSLKDFSPEDVFGCAEVPLLYRAVPGRVFECDRLQVLLCANSRGTEKRRVFVGGLQAAPRCFFGVSSEALPTSYHPDLAIPWSEWLAQFDQDMGQQGRQVALLLASGVVEEWASLPGLHHVRLLPLSASSTTPSLPGSVILAFKAHYRHRLLSKLAAMQSGKEGTSLAEARASITVLDALHMVAAAWAKVPRQLILSSFVQEGLAPGKTPLSLDKDTEMSPVPSGLSQEEFSHFVDLEDEDPGPRVCKEETGTEDSGREEDGFEPLPTKADALQALCTLRRWLECNSASPELFEKFYDCEVEVEQLCCL, from the coding sequence GTCTAAGATGTCCCAGTCAGAGGTGGCCCGGCGCTTCCAGGTCTCACAGCCCCAGATCTCACGGATCTGCAAGAATAAGGAGAAGCTGTTGGCAGACTGGTGCAGTGGCACAGCCAACCACGAGCGGAAGCGGAAGCGTGAATCCAAATACAGTGGGATCGATGAGGCTCTACTGTGCTGGTACCACATTGCCCGAGCCAAGGCCTGGGATGTAACGGGGCCCATGTTGCTCCACAAGGCCAAGGAACTGGCCGATATCATGGGCCAGGATTTCGTGCCTAGCATTGGCTGGCTGGTCCGCTGGAAACGTCGAAACAATGTGGGCTTTGGGACTCGCCAGGTCCTTGTCCCTCTGTTCCCTCCTGAAGCTCCTCCTGCAGTTCTCCCATCTCAGGCCCAGCCACCTCTTTCTCTtaaagacttctcaccagaagaTGTTTTTGGCTGTGCTGAAGTACCCTTGTTGTATCGCGCGGTGCCTGGCAGAGTGTTTGAATGTGATCGGTTGCAAGTACTGTTATGTGCCAACAGCAGAGGCACAGAAAAGCGAAGGGTATTTGTGGGTGGGCTCCAGGCGGCCCCAAGATGCTTCTTTGGGGTGAGCAGTGAGGCACTGCCTACCTCTTATCACCCTGACCTAGCCATTCCCTGGTCAGAGTGGCTGGCACAGTTTGACCAGGACATGGGACAGCAGGGCCGACAGGTAGCCTTGCTACTGGCTTCTGGAGTGGTAGAGGAATGGGCCAGCCTTCCTGGACTCCATCACGTTCgactcctgcctctctctgcctccagcacCACTCCTTCCCTGCCTGGCTCTGTGATTTTGGCCTTTAAGGCCCATTACCGTCACCGTCTACTGAGCAAACTGGCTGCCATGCAGAGTGGGAAAGAGGGCACCTCCCTGGCGGAGGCCAGGGCTAGCATCACAGTTTTGGATGCTCTGCACATGGTGGCCGCAGCTTGGGCCAAGGTACCTCGCCAGCTCATTTTGAGCAGCTTTGTTCAAGAAGGGCTCGCTCCGGGCAAAACACCACTGTCCCTGGACAAAGACACTGAGATGTCACCAGTCCCTAGTGGGCTGAGCCAAGAGGAGTTTTCTCACTTTGTGGACCTGGAGGATGAGGACCCAGGGCCTAGAGTGTGCAAAGAGGAGACGGGTACTGAAGACAGTGGGAGGGAAGAAGATGGCTTTGAGCCCCTGCCCACCAAAGCCGATGCCCTGCAGGCACTGTGCACCCTGAGGAGGTGGCTTGAATGCAACAGTGCCTCTCCAGAACTCTTTGAGAAATTCTATGACTGTGAGGTGGAGGTGGAGCAGCTCTGCTGTCTGTGA